GCTCAGCTGCTGGTAGAGGAAGGCGATGATGCCCAGCGCCAGCACCAGGGCCCCAATAGTGAGAATGTTTCGCATAGCAGTGGGGCCCCGGGCGCAGCCGCCCGGGACTGGTCATTAAATCGTGGTATTGGGGTCGAACTGCTCTAGGTAGTCGGCCACTTTGCGCACAAACATGCCGCCGAGCGAGCCGTCGACCACGCGGTGGTCGTAGCTGTGGCTCAGGAACATGAACTGGCGCACGCCGATGAGGTCGCCCTGCGGGGTTTCTATCACGGCGGGCTTCTTCTTGATGGCCCCCACGGCCATAATGGCCACCTGCGGCTGCATGATGATGGGCGTGCCCATAATGTTGCCAAACGAGCCCACGTTGCTTAGGGTGTAGGTGCCGCTTTCGAGGTCGGCGGGCGTGAGCTTGTTAGCGCGGGCGCGGTTGGCCAGGTCGTTCACCTTCTTGCTCAGGCCGTTGAGGTTGAGCTGGTCAGCCTTGTGAATGACCGGCACGATGAGGTTGCCGCTGGGCAGGGCCACGGCAATGCCGATGTTGATGTCCTTTTTCTTGATGATGTAATCGCCGTCCACCGAAACGTTGATGTTTGGGAAATCCTGGATGGCGCGGGCCACGGCCTGGATGAATAGGGGCGTGAAGGTGAGGTTTTCGCCCTCGCGCTTCTTATAGGCGTCCTTGTGCTTGTTGCGCCAGTTCACCAGCTCCGTCACGTCGGCTTCTACGAAGCTGGTGACGTGCGGCGCGATGCGCTTCGAATCGACCATGCGCTGGGCAATCATCTTGCGCATCCGGTCCATTTCAATCAGCTCCTGGCCGCCGCTCACGCTGGGCACCGGCTTGGCCGCGGGGGCTTGGTCGTTGGCGTTGGGAACCGGGGCCGCTACGGGAGCGGGCGCGGCCGGGCGCGGCGCGGGTGCTGGTTCCAGCGGGGCGGGCGGCGTGGCTACCGGGGCCTGCGGCACCAGCGAAGGCTTGCCCGCCGCCACGTAGTCGAGGATGTCCTTTTTGGTGACGCGGTTTTCCTTGCCCGTGCCGGGCAGGTATTCCAACGCGCTCAGGCTCACGCCTTCCTCGCGGGCAATGCTGAGTACGAGCGGCGACAGGAACCGGCCGGGCTGGTGCGGGGCCCCACCGGCGGCTTGAACCGCTTCGGGGTCGTCGGGCTCGGGTAGGTAAGGTACCTCGGGGGCCGGGGCGCTGCCGTTGGTGCTGGCCGGCGCGGCGGCCTGCGCAGCGGGCGCCGGGGCGCCGGGCGTTGCCGAAGCTGCTGCGCCCACCTCCGTTTCGATGACGGCGATGGGGGCCCCCACGGCCACGACCTGGCCTTCCTGCACCAGAATCTCGGCCAGGGTGCCGGCGTGGGTGGCAGGCACTTCAGTGTCTACTTTGTCGGTGGCTACTTCCAGCACCGATTCGTCTTGCTCGATGGCGTCGCCGACTTGCTTGAGCCATTTTAAGACGGTGCCTTCCATGATGGATTCGCCCATCTTGGGCATCGTCATTTCCACTCGTGCCATAAGGTGCGGGGGTGTTTTGGGGTAAGGGATGGGGTGGGATGGGGAGGCCGTAAAGGTAGCCAGAAAGCCCCCGGCGCACGGCGCGCCGGGGGCTGGCAGCGAATCGCACGGCCCGGGGCCCTGTGTTGGGGCCCCGGCCAGGTCGTTAGTCGACGGTCAACCGCTGAATGTCCTCCTCGCCCAATTCGTCGCCGGCGGTGGCCGGGGCCGGGCGGTAGGTGGTGAAGCAAATGCTACGGTTCGACGCGTACTTGTTGGCCGGGTCGTTGATGATGACTACGTGGCCAAACGTGCCAAATTCCTTGCCCTGCCAGAGCAGCGTTTTCTTGCGGCCCAGCGCCGGCTGGTTCAGCACATTGGCGTAGATGAGCCGGCCCCCGCCGGGCCGGGGCTTGGCGTACAGCACGGTGCTTTCGATGTTGCCAGTACACGGTGGCGTGCACGCGGGCAGGAGCAGGGCCCCGGCGCATAGCAGCCAGCGCCCGGCGGCTCCCCAATAACCTAACAAGTTTTGCATGGCCAAAAATAGGATACGCACCGGCCCGCTTACGCCTGTCCCGTTAGCCGCTGCCACAGTAGCGCCAGCACCGACTGGGCGGTGTAGGTGATGTTCAGGGCCCGGCCGCGGTCAAAGCTAATTTGCCGGCTCACCGTGCCTTGGGCGTCGGCGACGGCAAAGCAGATGGTGCCCACGGGCTTCTCGGGGGTGCCGCCGCCGGGACCGGCAATGCCGCTGGTGGCCACGGCCACGCTGGCACCCAGGCGCTGGCGAGCCCCTTCGGCCATGGCCCGCACGGTGGCTTCGCTTACGGCGCCACTTGTAGCCAAGGTTTCGGCGGGCACGTTTAGCTCACTCATTTTGATGTCGTTGTGGTACGCCACTACGCTGCCGCGGAAGTAGCTTGAGCTACCCGGCACGCCCGTGATGCGGTGCGCCACCAAGCCCCCGGTGCAGCTCTCGGCGGTGGCCAACGTTAGGCCCTTTGCCAGCAGCAGCTGGCCGATGGCGGCCTCCAGGGTCGTTTCTTCTTCGGCAAAAATGTAGGGCCCCGCCCGCTCGCGCAGCGCTGGCAGCAGCGCCAGCATGCGGCCGCGCAGGTCGGCTTGGCCGTCGTCGGAGCCCGTCAGACGCAGGCGCACGGCCCCCAGGCTGGGCAGGTAGGCCAGCTTGAAGTTGGGCGGGAGGGCGTCTTCCCAATCAGTAATTTTCTCGGCTAGGTACGACTCGCCTAAGCCCACGGTCATCACCACCACGTGCTCGATGGGCGCGAGGGCGAACCGCGCGCGCAGGCGCGGCAGCACCTCGTCGGTCATCAGCTTCTTCATCTCAAAGGGCACGCCGGGCATGCTCACGAACACCGTCCCCTGGTCCTCGAACCACATGCCGGGGGCCGTGCCCACGGCGTTGAACAGCACCTGGCAGTTGGCCGGCACCAGGGCCTGCTGGCGGTTCACGTCGAGCATGGGCCGGTTATAGCGCCGGAAAAACTCGGTAACGTGGGCCAGCGTGGGTTCGTCCATCACCAGCTCGCTGCCGAAGTAGCGGGCCAGTACGTGCTTGGTCAGGTCGTCCTTCGTGGGCCCCAAGCCCCCGGTGATGAGCACCACCCGGGCCCGCTGCCGGGCTTGGTCGAGGGCCCCCACAATCTCGTCGGCACGGTCGGATACCGACGAAATCTGGCGCACGCGCAGCCCAATTTTGGCCAATTCCTGGCCCATGAAGGCCGAGTTGGTGTCAACAACCTGGCCGTAGAGCAGCTCGTCGCCAATGGTCATAATTTCAACGTCGGGCGGGGCGGGGCGGGAAGAAGCGGGGGGCATGGAAAGGGGCACGCGAGGCGAGGGGTGAAGAAGATAAAAACAAATTTGGCGGGAAAATTGCGTCACTTTGCAATCGCGCCGGCACTACGACAGCCACACCGGCTGCTGGGTTTTCCAGCCGCGCCTTTTTTTATTGCCATGTCTACCCGCCTTGCCACCCTGCTACTAACTGCTGGCCTACTGACCGCCGCCCCCGCCGTTCGGGCCCAGACCACCAAAAAAACCACCACTACCACTAAAACCATGGCTGCGAAAACGGCCGCTGCCAAAGCTGCCGCTACCAAGGCCGCCGCGGCCAAAACAGCCGCCGCGAAAGCCGCTGCTGCCAAGGTAGCCGCCGCCAAAGCCGTTGCCACGCCCGCCCCGGCCCCCGTGGCACCGCTCACCGAGGCCGAGGCCAGCGCCGGTATCAAAGATGCCCTTAACAAGGGCGTGACCAAGGCCGTGGAATTCGCGTCGGAGAAGGACGGCTTTAACCTCAACGACGACATTCACATCCCGTTCCCAGAGGACATGGTATTGATGAAGAGCACGCTGGGCCGCCTGCCCGGCATGAGCACGGTGGTCTCGACGTTCGAAACCCAGCTCAACCGCGCCGCCGAGGCTGCCGCGCCCAAAGCCAAGGACATCTTCCTATCCGCCCTGACCAACATCAGCCTAACCGACGCGCTGAGCTTGGTTACGAGCAGCTCGACGGACGCGGCCACGCAGTTCCTGCGCAAGTCGACCGAGGCCCAGTTGGTGGCAGCCTTCAAGCCCGATATCACCGCGGCCATCAGCCAGGTGGGGGCCGAGGCCGCTTATACCAAAATGACTACCCAATACAACCGCATTCCGCTGATGACGCCGGTGCAAACCGACCTTTCGGCCTATACCACCCAGAAAGCTGTGGACGGCATTTTTATCCTCATGGCCCAGGAAGAAGCCAAAATCCGCCGCAACCCCGCCGCTCGTACCACCGACTTGCTCAAGCGCGTGTTCGCGACCAAGTAGGTGGCGGTTTAGGGCCCCGGCCCACAAAGAAGCCCCGGCTGCACTGCGCAGCTGGGGCTTTTTTGCGGGCCGGGGCCCTCGGTTAGAAATCGTCGCTGTCAAAGCTGCTACTGCGGCCGCGGGGGGTAAAGCCATCGTCCTCGTCTTCGTCGTCGCCAAAACTGTCGTCTTCGTCGTCGAGCGAGCCAAATCCGCTGCGCTCGGCGCTGTCGGCATTGTCGGCGTTTTCGGCGGCTACGTGCTCGGCTTCGGTCATGCCGGCCAGGTCCAGGGCTTCGTCGTGGCTCGAACCGGTGTCGCGCCACATCAGGTAGTCGGCGTACTTGGCCGAAAGTTGGTCTTCGGGATTGCCCAATGCCTTGGCGCCGCCTTGGGCGGCGTAAGAATCGAGGGTGTCGTCGTCGTCGAGCAAGTCGTCGTCCAGGTCGTCGTCGTGGTCAATCATGGCCGGGGCGGAATAAAATAAGGGTGGAGGATAAAGACAGAAACGGCGGCGAAGATACGCGCCGTAGCAAAACGGAGTTCCCCCAAAAAGCAGGTTTGGGCCCCCAGAAGCAATGTTTTTTTAAAAATGACCGCATTAGCAGCTCCGTAGCGGCGGGCAACTACCGGCTAAAAATAGCAAGCGGTTAGGAAAACAGCATGCGCCTAGCGCGGCCGTGCCGCCTGGAAATCCGTCACCAACAGCTCTTCGTCGCAAAAGGCGTACTCAGCCGGCACGTTGGAGCTGAGCAGCACCGTGCGGCCGGCGCGGGTGGCGCGCACGTGCTCCTGGAACCAGGCCGCCCCCGTAGCGTCGAGGTTGGTAGTGGGCTCGTCGAGCAGCAGCAGCGGCGCATCGGCGTACAGGGCCAAGCCCAGCTTGAGGCGCTGCTTCATGCCCGACGAAAACTCGCGCACCAGCCGCTGCCGGGCCCCCTCCAGGTACATAATGCCCACGAGGCCATCCAGGGACACGCCCGGTCGCAACGGCTTGAACTGAGTATGGAAGCGCAGCAGCTCGGTCAGGGTCAGCTCCTCCAGTAGGTCGAGGTAGGGGGCGGCGTAGGCCAGGTGCCGGGGTACGTCCTCCACGGCCAGGGGCTGGCCGGCCAGGGTGTAGGCCAGGGTGCCCTCGGTGGGCAGCAACTGGCCCGATAAGGTGTTGAGCAGCGTGCTTTTGCCGGCGCCATTTGGCCCCAGCACGGCCGTGGCGCTGCCGGGCCGAAACGTGCGCGTGAGGCCCCGGTAAATCCAGTCGCGCTGGTAGCGCTTGCCCAGGCCGGTGGCGTCAATATGCAAGTAGGAGTCAGTTGTCAATTGCTAGTTGTTAGTGATGAGCTATCAATTGTCAGAAGATTTATGAACCACTGACTGACAACTAGCAACTGACAACAAGCAACTAGGTTCTTCTAATCGGCACCCTCGTCGAGGCCTTTTTTGCCGGGGCCCTTGATGATGCCGCGGCTGGCGGCCCGCACAAACGCCACAGCCAACTCGCGCTGGGTTGAGGCGGGCACTTCGGCCTCGATGCGCGCCAAGGCCTCCTGGGTGTTCTGGCCGCTCAGAAACACGATGCGGTACAGGTCCTGAATTTCAAGGATTTGCTGCTCGCTGAAGCCGCGGCGGCGCAGGCCCACCGAGTTCACCCCGGCGTAGGTGAGGGGCTCGCGGGCGGCCTTTACGAAGGGCGGCACATCTTTGCGCACCAGCGAGCCGCCGCCGATGAAAGCGTGGGCCCCCACGCTCACAAACTGGTGGATGGCCGTCATGCCCCCCAAAATGGCCCAGTCGCCTACCTGCACGTGCCCCGCCAGCTGCACCGCGTTTGAAATCACGCAGTGGTCGCCCACCACGCAGTCGTGGGCCACGTGCACATAGGCTTGCAGCAGGCAGTGGGCCCCCACCACGGTGCGGCCGCGGTCCACGGTGCCGCGGTTCACGGTCACGCACTCGCGCAGCACGGTGTAGTCGCCCACGTGGGCGGTGGTGTGCTCGCCGGCAAACTTGAGGTCTTGCGGAATGGCCGACACCACGGCGCCGGGGAAGATCTGGCAGTGGGCCCCGATGCGGGCCCCGGCCATGATGGTAACGTTGGGCCCCACCCACGTGCCTTCGCCAATCTCCACGTCTGCGGCAATGGTCGTAAACGGCTCAACGGTGACGCCTGGGGCCAGGCGGGCGTCGGGGTGAATGTGGGCGAGGGGTGAAATCATTGCGGGAGCTGAGAGCTATTAGCGGACAGCTGTTAGCTTTTAGTAGGGAATTACGGGCAAAGAACGCCAACGGCCACCGGCCGATGGCTGGGGCCCGCGGCTAGGCGTTATCCTTGCGCACGATGGCAGCACTCATTTCGGCGTCCATCACCACCTTGCCGTTCACAAAGGCCTGGCCTTTCATTTTGGCAATGCCGCGCTTGACCGGAGCCAGCAGCCAGCAGTGGAAAATGAGGGTGTCGCCGGGGATAACCTTCTTACGGAAGCGGCAGTTTTCGATGCCCAGGAAGTATTGCCAGTAATTTTCGGGGTCGGGCACGGTGTTCATAACCAGGATGCCGCCGGTTTGGGCCATGGCCTCCACCTGCAGCACGCCGGGCATCACCGGGTTGCCGGGGAAGTGGCCTTGGAAGAACTGCTCGTTCATGGTCACGTTCTTCACCGCCGTCACCATCTGCGAGTCCAGGTAAATCACCTTGTCGAGCAGCAGAAACGGGTAGCGGTGGGGCAGCACCTGCATGATGCGGTTGACGTCCATCACCGGCTCGCGGGCGGGGTCGTACACCGGCACGGGGTTAGAAGCCACCTCCAGCATCTTCTTTTTGATCTTCTTGGCGAAGGCCACGTTGGCTGCGTGGCCGGGGCGAGCGGCCAGAATCTGGCCCTTTAGCGGGCGGCCCACCAGGGCGAGGTCGCCCACCAAGTCGAGCAGTTTGTGGCGGGCGGGCTCGTTCTTGTAGCGCAGGTCCACGTTGTTGAGGATGCCTTCCTTCTTGACGCTCACGCGGGGCTTGCCCAGCATTTTGGCCAAGTCGTTCAGTTCCTCGTCGGCCACCACGCGGTCCACCACCACAATGGCGTTGCTCAGGTCGCCGCCCTTGATGAGGTTGGACTTGTAGAGGTGCTCCAGCTCGTGCAAAAAGCAAAAGGTGCGCGACGAAGCTATTTCGTCGGAGAACTGCGCGATGTCGGCCAGCGTGGCGTGCTGCGAGCCCAGCACCGGCGAGTTGTAGTCCACCATCACCGTGAGGCGGTAGTCGGAAAGCGGCAGGGCGGCAATTTCTACGCCCCGCGCGTTGTCCATGTACCGGATGGTGTCGGGTATTTCGTAGTAGTTGCGCAGCGCGTTTTGCTCTTCCAGGCCCACGCTTTGCAGGGCGTGGATGAACTCGGCCGACGAGCCGTCCATGATGGGCGGCTCGGGGCCCGAGAGCTGAATCAGTACGTTGTCGAGCTGCAAGCCCACCAGGGCGGCCAGCGTGTGCTCCACGGTGTTTACCCGGGCCCCGTTCTGCTCGATGGTGGTGCCCCGCGAGAGGTCCACCACGTTGTCCACATCGGCGTCGACGATGGGCTGGCCGGGCAAATCCACGCGCTGAAATTTGTAGCCGTGGCCAATAGGGGCGGGGCAGAAGGTCATCGTGGCCTCCACGCCGGTGTGCAGCCCAATGCCGCGCACCGTCACGGGCGCTTTGATGGTGTGTTGCTTGTCGTTCATTCTGGTTAGTTGTCAGCTGGTAGCTACCAGCGGTTTTGGTAGTAGGAGACCGAAAGCTCCGACAACCAACCACTGCTAACTAACAACCGAGGGGCTGCAAAGCTAGGGCTTTTCCGGTGCGTTTGCTGTCTGTTCGAGGCGTTCGACGCGATGCAAGATTGCGGGTAGGTTGCGGTACACCACCAGCACCCGCTGGCTTTGGTTGAGGTCCAGGGCGGGACGGCCCTGGAGGATGCGGCCCTCTCCCTTTACCGATTTGTGCACGCCGGTTTGGGCCGCGAGGGTGGTTTTATTGGCCAGCGTAATGTGGCCCGCGATGCCCACTTGCCCGCCTAACAGGCAGTAATCGCCAATTTTCGTCGAGCCCGAAATGCCCGTTTGGCCGGCGATGACCGTGTGGCGGCCAATTTCTACGTTGTGGCCCACCTGCACGAGGTTGTCGATTTTGCTGCCCTCGCCCACCCGCGTCGTGCCCATGGTGGCGCAGTCCACGGTGGTGTTGGCCCCAATGCTCACGTAGTCGCCGAGTACCACGTTGCCGATCTGGGGGATGGGGAGGTAGCTGCCGTCGGGCTGCGGGGCGAAGCCAAAGCCGTCGGTGCCCACCACGGCCCCCGCCTTAACGACGCAGAACCGACCGATAACCGTATCGGGGTAGATTTTGGCCCCGGCGTGAATCACGCTGCCCTCGCCAATCGTCACCCGGTCGCCGATGTAGGCGTGCGGAAAGACGAGCACGTTGGGGCCCAGCTGGCAATTTTCGCCGATGTAGGAAAAGGCCCCGCGGTAGTGCCCGGGGCCCACCGTGGCCGTGGCGGCCAGGTACGCCGGCTCTTCCACGCCGCGCTTGCCCATGCGCGTGGCCTGGGCATAAAATTCAAGCAGCTTGGTGAAAGCCGAGTAGGGGTCGGCCACCCGCACCAGGGAAGTAGCTACGGCGTGGCGCAGCACCAAGTCGGGGCTCACAATCACGGCCGAAGCCTGGGTGTCGTAGAGGAAATGCTCGTATTTGGGGTTGGAAAGGAAAGCCAGGGCCCCGGCTTGGGCTTCCTCAATTTTAGCTAAGCCTGTCACGCGCCGGGTGGCGTCGCCCTCCACGGTGCCCCCGAGCACCTCCGCAATTTGTTGAACGGTAAATTCCATAGGCGGGCAAAAATAGTTGTTGGTTGGTAGTTGTCAGTTGTTAGAAACGACCGACGGACTTCTGCGAGCAGCCGGACAACTGACAACCAATAACTGACAATTAAATTATTTCCTTCGGGTAGCAGATGTAGAACTTATCCACCCGCTGGCTCAGGGCCCTAATGTTGGGCAGGTCCGAGGCGTCCATCACGTTCACCACCTCGCCTTTTTTGGTGAGGATGTTGATGGGTTCCTGGCTGCGGGCGTCGTAGGCGCTGTTGCTCAGGCGGCCGGCAATCATGAGCAGGGCGGCTTCGGCGGGTGGCAGTTGGAAGTGCTCGGCAATCAGCTCCTGGATGCCGAGCTTGAAGTCGTCGTCGAACGGCGCGGGCGCAATCACGATCTTCAGCAAGTTGCGGTTCAGCAAACTTTTGGCCAGGTAGCTGAGCACCACGTCGGAGTGGGAGGCCCAACCCTTCACCGCCGACCAGATGTCGTAGTCGTCGAGCTCCACGAAGCGGCTCAGGATTTTGGGGTCGGCGGCGAAGTCGGCCAGCGCCACGGCCCGGCCCAGGAAGAAGCCCAGGCAGCTGTTGGCCGGCACGTGCACGCCCTGGCGGGTGAGGTCGCGGGCGCGCTGCACGGCGCGGATCACCATCTGCTCGGCGCTCGTCACCGTTTTGTGCAAGTACACTTGCCAGTACATCAGCCGGCGGCTCACCAGAAAGTTCTCGACCGAGTACACCGCTTTTTCTTCCAGCACCAGCTGCTCGTCCACCACGCGCAGCATTTTGATGAGGCGGTCGGCGCCCGGGCGGCCTTCTTCCACGCCGGTATAAAAGGAGTCGCGGTTGAGGTAGTCGAGCCGGTCCATGTCAAGCTGGCTGCTCACGAGCTGGTGGAAAAACGGCCGGGCGTAGGTCCCCTCGAAGATTTCGATGGCCAGCGTGAGCCGCCCGCCAAACGTTTCATTGAGCCGTCGCATCAGAAACAGCGAGAGTTGCTCATGGGGCACGTCCTGGAAAATGGCCGTTTCCAGGGCGTGCGACAGGGGCCCGTGGCCGACGTCGTGTAGCAAGATGGCGGCCAGCGCGGCCTCGCCCTCGGCGGCCGAAATGGCCACGCCCTTGTCTTTGAGCGTGCGCAGGGCGAGCTGCATCAGGTGCATGGCCCCCAGGGCGTGGTGGAAGCGCGTGTGCAGGGCCCCCGGGTACACAAATCCCGTGAGGCCCAGCTGCTGGATGCGCCGCAACCGCTGAAAATACGGGTGCTCGATGAGGTCGAACAGCAGCTCGGTGGGGATGGTGACGAACCCGTACACGGGGTCGTTGAAAATCTTTTTCTTGTTCACAAGCAAAACGGGCGCATTGGGCCCCACAAAAGAACGACGCCCGGCCCAACTACCGCCACCAGGGCCCCGGCAGCCACCCTTTGGGGCCCCAAGCGCCGGGGCCCCGGCCCGGCCGAAACAACCCGGCCGCCGGTTTTTCGGTACTGCTGAGCGATTACGCGCCGCGCCGAGTACCTATTCCGGCGCGTTTGCCGTTAACCCCCCTGCGGGCCGCTGTTGCGGCGCGCGGCAACACCCGCGGCGGGCCCCAGGGCCCCCGCCCTAGTTCCTACTACCTATGCAAACCACGATTCTCTGGGCCGACGACGAAATTGACCTGCTCAAGCCCCATATTTTATTCCTTAAAGAGAAAGGCTACGACGTAACCCCCGTGAACAGCGGGGCCGACGCCATCGAGGAGATTCAGGAGAAGACCTACGACTTGGTGTTCCTCGACGAGAACATGCCCGGCCTCACCGGCCTGCAAACCCTCACCGAAATCAAGGCCATCCGCCCCACCGTGCCGGTGGTGATGATTACCAAGAGCGAGGAGGAACACATTATGGAAGAGGCCATTGGCTCGAAAATCGCCGACTACCTCATCAAGCCCGTCAACCCCAGCCAGATTCTGCTGTCGGTGAAAAAGGTGCTCGACAACAAGCGCTTGGTGAGTGAAAAAACCAACTCGGGCTACCAGCGCGACTTCCGCCAGCTGGGCATGCAGCTCTCCGACCGCCTTTCGCCCGCCGAGTGGGCCGAGGTGTACAAAAAGCTGGTGTACTGGGAGTTGGAAATCAACGAAACCGAGGGCAAGAGCATGGCCGAGGTGTTTAACATGCAGAAGGACGAGGCCAACACGTACTTCGGCCGCTTCATCACCGAGAGCTACGAGGATTGGGTGAACGGCGACGACAAGAACGCGCCGCTCATGTCGCACCAGCTCTTCAAGGAGCGCGTGTTCCCGACGCTGAAGGCCACCGGCGACACGCCCGTGTACTTCGTACTGATTGACAACTTGCGCTACGACCAGTGGAAAGTGCTCGAACCCATTATCAACGAGCTGTTTACGGTGGACAGCGAGGAAATGTACTACGCCATTCTGCCCACCACCACGGCGTATGCGCGCAACGCCATCTTCTCGGGCATGATGCCGAGTGAGATTCAGAAGAAATACCCCAACCTGTGGGTGGACGACCAGGACGACGAGGGCAAGAACCTGCATGAGGCGGAGTTCATGGAAATCAACTTCCAGAAGAACAACCAGAAGTACCGCCACAGCTACCACAAGGTGACCAACTTGCAGGCTGGCAAGGACTTGTTGGGCAAGATGAGCAACCTGCACAACAACTACAAGTGCAACATCATCGTGTACAACTTCGTGGACATGCTCTCGCACGCCCGCACCGACATGGCCATGATCCGGGAGCTGGCGGCCGACGAGTCGGCCTACCGCAGCCTCACCCGCTCGTGGTTCCTGCACTCGCCGCTGTACGAGATGCTGCAAGTCATTGCCGAGAAAAAGGGCAAGCTCATCATCACCACCGACCACGGCACCATCCGCTGCAAGCGCCCCTACAAAATTGTGGGCGACCGCAACACCAACACCAACCTGCGCTACAAGCACGGCCGCAACCTGGGCTTCGACGAATCGCGCGACGTGTACGTGGTGCGCAAGCCGGAGCGCATTTTCCTGCCCCGCGAGAACGTGAGCACCGCCTACGTGTTCACCGTCGGCGACTACTTCTTCGCCTACCCGAACAACTACAACTACTACGTGAACTATTACAAGGACACGTTCCAGCACGGCGGCATCTCGCTGGAAGAGTGCATCATTCCCTACATCACGCTCACGGCCAAGGGCTAAGAGTGGGTGCTGAATTTATGACTATGAAAAATTTCCTGCTCGCCGGGGCCCTGGTACTGGGCCTGTCGGCGGCGGCTCGGGCCCAAACCGCGCCGCCGCCCGCCGCCACGCCGCCCCCAGTCACCACCACACCCGCCGCCTCTGGGGCCCCATTAAGCCCCGACGCGTCGTCGCCGGGCCTCGCGTCGGATGACCGAGTACGCCTGGGCCAGCAAAAGGACAAGAGCGACCAGCTCCCAAAGCGCAAAAGCCGCCGCGCCAAGGAGAAGGATTTACCAAAGCCCAGCAACTAAGCCGTTTTGATGGCTGCAAAAAAGCCCCGCTGCACACTGTGCGGCGGGGCTTTTTTATGGTGATACGGGACTAATACGCTGTGGCGCTGGTTACTTGGCGGTATTCGTTTCCACGATGGGGCCCCGGGGGGCTACCGTTTCGGTAGCTCGTCGAGGGTCAGTACGCGCGGGTCGTTGTAGAGTGTTTGGGTGGCTTCGACGGAATTATTTTTCTGCAAAAGCTCCGCCCAGGCCATGAAAAATGGCCTTGGTTAAAAGTTTGGTCCAAAGGTTAATTGGTGGGCTTGTCAACTACCAAGAATAGATACTGACAGCGCGTTCCTACAACAGAAAACCTGCCTTTAATGCATTTAGGTGGCTATTTGAGGCGTTGAAGTACATTTTTCTCCTCATGGAGATAAGGTTAATTGTACTTTGATTACTGAACAAGTTTTCTGTACCAAATTGACTGCTTTTGGGGCCAGTTACCCATTCGGCAGGTGGTTGGCTTAGTTGTTCATAAATACGGAGGTGGCTGTTGCAGAACTCCGAGTTGTGCCTGTAATGCCTGCTATTATCGACGTTAACGAGCGAACGAGCACCAAAAACAGCCGTTTTTGGTGCTCGTTCGGTGAAATAGCTTGGGACGCTAGGCCAGTATCCGGGTTCTGCAACAGCCACGGAGGTTTCGCTGAACAAACAGCTCTAATAACCTTTGAATGCAGTATTTTAGCCTGGAACCGCTATGTTTGGGGGCAACTCGCTTAACCTTTGTACCAAACTTTTAACCGAGGCCACTTCCTTGCCGGCCACTTTGCCGCTGTTGGTGACCTGGATGCTGGCCGTGATTTTGCCCGCCAGGGTGGGGGTGCTCAGCTGGAGTTTGCCGTAGGTGAAGGTGGTGTAGCTCAGGCCGTAGCCAAACTCGTAGGCCGGCTTCACCTTGAAGGTGCTGTAGTAGCGGTAGCCCACGTAAATGCCTTCTTCGTAGGTGTTTTCCGAGGGCTTGCCCATGAAGGAATTGGCACCGCTGGGGGCGTTGGGGTCCAGC
This genomic stretch from Hymenobacter sp. PAMC 26628 harbors:
- a CDS encoding bifunctional UDP-3-O-[3-hydroxymyristoyl] N-acetylglucosamine deacetylase/3-hydroxyacyl-ACP dehydratase translates to MNDKQHTIKAPVTVRGIGLHTGVEATMTFCPAPIGHGYKFQRVDLPGQPIVDADVDNVVDLSRGTTIEQNGARVNTVEHTLAALVGLQLDNVLIQLSGPEPPIMDGSSAEFIHALQSVGLEEQNALRNYYEIPDTIRYMDNARGVEIAALPLSDYRLTVMVDYNSPVLGSQHATLADIAQFSDEIASSRTFCFLHELEHLYKSNLIKGGDLSNAIVVVDRVVADEELNDLAKMLGKPRVSVKKEGILNNVDLRYKNEPARHKLLDLVGDLALVGRPLKGQILAARPGHAANVAFAKKIKKKMLEVASNPVPVYDPAREPVMDVNRIMQVLPHRYPFLLLDKVIYLDSQMVTAVKNVTMNEQFFQGHFPGNPVMPGVLQVEAMAQTGGILVMNTVPDPENYWQYFLGIENCRFRKKVIPGDTLIFHCWLLAPVKRGIAKMKGQAFVNGKVVMDAEMSAAIVRKDNA
- the lpxD gene encoding UDP-3-O-(3-hydroxymyristoyl)glucosamine N-acyltransferase, giving the protein MEFTVQQIAEVLGGTVEGDATRRVTGLAKIEEAQAGALAFLSNPKYEHFLYDTQASAVIVSPDLVLRHAVATSLVRVADPYSAFTKLLEFYAQATRMGKRGVEEPAYLAATATVGPGHYRGAFSYIGENCQLGPNVLVFPHAYIGDRVTIGEGSVIHAGAKIYPDTVIGRFCVVKAGAVVGTDGFGFAPQPDGSYLPIPQIGNVVLGDYVSIGANTTVDCATMGTTRVGEGSKIDNLVQVGHNVEIGRHTVIAGQTGISGSTKIGDYCLLGGQVGIAGHITLANKTTLAAQTGVHKSVKGEGRILQGRPALDLNQSQRVLVVYRNLPAILHRVERLEQTANAPEKP
- a CDS encoding HD domain-containing protein; its protein translation is MNKKKIFNDPVYGFVTIPTELLFDLIEHPYFQRLRRIQQLGLTGFVYPGALHTRFHHALGAMHLMQLALRTLKDKGVAISAAEGEAALAAILLHDVGHGPLSHALETAIFQDVPHEQLSLFLMRRLNETFGGRLTLAIEIFEGTYARPFFHQLVSSQLDMDRLDYLNRDSFYTGVEEGRPGADRLIKMLRVVDEQLVLEEKAVYSVENFLVSRRLMYWQVYLHKTVTSAEQMVIRAVQRARDLTRQGVHVPANSCLGFFLGRAVALADFAADPKILSRFVELDDYDIWSAVKGWASHSDVVLSYLAKSLLNRNLLKIVIAPAPFDDDFKLGIQELIAEHFQLPPAEAALLMIAGRLSNSAYDARSQEPINILTKKGEVVNVMDASDLPNIRALSQRVDKFYICYPKEII
- a CDS encoding T9SS response regulator signal transducer PorX, producing MQTTILWADDEIDLLKPHILFLKEKGYDVTPVNSGADAIEEIQEKTYDLVFLDENMPGLTGLQTLTEIKAIRPTVPVVMITKSEEEHIMEEAIGSKIADYLIKPVNPSQILLSVKKVLDNKRLVSEKTNSGYQRDFRQLGMQLSDRLSPAEWAEVYKKLVYWELEINETEGKSMAEVFNMQKDEANTYFGRFITESYEDWVNGDDKNAPLMSHQLFKERVFPTLKATGDTPVYFVLIDNLRYDQWKVLEPIINELFTVDSEEMYYAILPTTTAYARNAIFSGMMPSEIQKKYPNLWVDDQDDEGKNLHEAEFMEINFQKNNQKYRHSYHKVTNLQAGKDLLGKMSNLHNNYKCNIIVYNFVDMLSHARTDMAMIRELAADESAYRSLTRSWFLHSPLYEMLQVIAEKKGKLIITTDHGTIRCKRPYKIVGDRNTNTNLRYKHGRNLGFDESRDVYVVRKPERIFLPRENVSTAYVFTVGDYFFAYPNNYNYYVNYYKDTFQHGGISLEECIIPYITLTAKG